Part of the Oerskovia paurometabola genome is shown below.
GCGCCCGTCGGCGTGCTTGCCGTCGCCGTCGGTGAGGTGCCCCGAGGGGTTGGCCGCCCAGAACGTGCCGCGCTCCTCCCACGCGTCCTGCCACCGGAGCTCGATGTCCTGCGCGAGCGCGGGCGTGTATCGGTGGGAGGTCGTCTCGGGCGAGGACGCGGGGGCGTCGTGCACGGACTCGGCGGGGTTCTCGGGGGCGGGGTTCTCAGGCGTGCTCACCCCGCGAGTTTACCGTTCGGCGGGGCGTCGTCCGGCAGGCGGGCGCGGGCTGGACGCCCACGTCCCACCCTGCCCGACGGCGCCGCTCGCCCACGGCGTCGAGGCCCGTCCGCCCCCGTCCTCCCGGGCGGACGGGGGCCGTCGGAAGGCGTGCCGGTCAGACCGTCTGGAGGTACTCGACGATCGTGGGGCCCATCTCGAGGAAGACCCAGGCCACGAGGAGGACGTACAGCACCGCGAGGAGCGTGCCCTTGTTGTCGACGATCACGCGGCGGACCCCCTCGGAGACCTTGAGGTACCCCTCCTGGACGGCGTGCACTACCTGGAACCAGAAGATGGGCAGCATCGCGGCCCACACGACCATGCAGAACGGGCAGAGCACGACGAGCACGTAGAGGCTGGTCCACACCAGGAAGACGACGAGGCCCATGGCGAGAGTCGTGACGGCGAGCAGGGTGAGCCAGAACCAGCGGGGCAGCCGCGCGCCGGTGAGGACGACGACGCCGATCGTCATGACCACGGGGAAGGCCGCGACGCCGAGGAACGGGTTGGGGAACCCGAGGAGCGCCCCCTGCCAGGACGCCATCGCGGGGCCGCAGTCGAGGAACGGGTTGAGCGAGCAGGCCGCGACGTGGTTCGGGTCGATGAGCTTGAGGTAGCGCTCGATCGCGAGCCAGGCGGCGCCGACCAGCCCGACGGCGCCCGCGACCAGGAGGATCCAGCCGAAGGCGCGGGGGGTGAGGTTCTTCGCGTCGACGTCGGGGACCCGGGGGCCGCCCCCCTCGTCCGCGGCGAGGTCGGCGGAGTCGCCGGTGGTGCCCGGGGTGCGCCCGGTGCGGGAAGGACGGGTGGGGCTCTCGCTCACGAACCGCTCCTGAAGGGTCTGCGCGTGCACTTCCGGCACACAGGTGGGCCCAAGGTACCGGCGATGTCTGGGGCTTGGCTGAACGCTCCACGTACGCGCGGCGTCACGAGGCCGTAGCACGCGTGCCGCGCGTGTCGGGTGGAGCACGCGTAGCGTCGTGGGCACAGGACGTCATACCGAGAGCGGAGGGGTTGTTCATGGCGCACAAGAAGGCGCACAAGAAGTCGTGGAGCGAGTTCAGCGGCGGCAAGAAGGTCGTGATGGTGGTGCTCTCGCTCGTGCAGATCACGCTCACCGTCGCCGGTTACCGCGACCTGGCCCGGCGGCCCGCCGACGAGGTCGAGGGCCCGAAGATCGCGTGGGGTGTGGCGATGCTGGCGAACTGGGTGGGTCCGATCGCCTACTTCGCGAAGGGGCGCAAGGGGCTGGGCCTCAACGCCTGAGGCGCCGCCCCCGGGTGAGCGCGGGAGGGGCGAGCAGGATCACGCCGTGCCGACCGGAGACGGCTCCGCCTGCTCGTCCTCCCGGACGTGCACGACGCGCTGGCGCCCGAACAGGGCGATGATCGCTAGCCCGGCGAGCGTGAGCGCGAGGCCTGTCCACGCGAGGTCGCGGTAGCTCCAGCCCGCCGCGATGACGAGGCCGCCGAGGAACGCCCCGTTGGCGTTGCCCACGTTGAGCGCCGAGTGGCACAGAGCTGCCCCGAGCGACGGGGCGCCGGGCGAGAGGTCCATGAGCCGGGTCTGGAGCGCGAGGCCGAGGATCTGCGACGTCACGCCCAGCAGGAACAGGGACGCGACGGCCGGGACCGGGCTCTGGCCCGTGAGCGCGAAGGCGACGAGGGCTGCGGCCGTCGAGCCGAAGCCGATCCACACGGTCCGCAGGACGTCCTTGTCGGCGAGCCGTCCGCCGACGATCGTCCCGAGCGTCATGCCGAGGCCGAAGATCGCGAGGACCACGGGCACGACCCCGAGCGAGAGGCCCGTGACCTCGGTCATGGTGGGCGCGACGTACGAGTAGACGGCGAACATGCCGCCGAAGCCGATCGCCCCGCCCACGAAGCTGATCCACAGCGGGCCGTTCTTCAGCGCGGCGACCTCCTGGCTCACGCTCGACCCGGTGTCGCCCGCGCCCGCGGGGACCCAGCGCCACAGGGCCGCGAGGGTGACGCCGCCCAGGACGCCGATGAGCACGAAGGCCGCGCGCCAGCCGAGCTGCTGGCCCGCGAACGTCGACAGGGGCACGCCCACGACGTTCGCGATCGTCAGCCCGGTCATCATCATGGCCACGGCGTGGCCGCGCCGCCCGGGACCGACGACGGCGGCGCCGACCGCGGCCCCCACCCCGAAGAACGCGCCGTGCGGCAACCCTGCGAGGAAGCGTCCCGCGATGAGCCACTCGATGGTCGGGGCGGCGGCCGAGAGCACGTTGCCGAGGGTGTAGGCGAGCATGAGCGCGATCAGCAGCTTCTTGCGCGAGACGCGCGCGGCGAGCACGGTGAGCAGGGGCGCGCCGACCACGACGCCCACGGCGTAGGCCGTGATGGCGTGCCCGGTGACCGGGATGGTCGCACCGAGGTCTGCGGCGATGTCGGGCAGGAGGCCCATGGTCGCGAACTCGGTCGTGCCGATCGTGAAGCCGCCCGCGGCGAGCGCGAGCAGCGCGAGCCCGGTCGTCCGTGGACCACGGCGTGCGCCGCCCGCCCGACGACGTCGCACGCCGCCCGGGGCGGGCGCGTCGAGAGTGTCGGTCGGGCCGGGCGCGCTGGTGCTGTCGACGGTCAAGGCGGGACCCCTTCGAGGGTGTTCACGGGCAGGAAGTTGCGGATCGAATCGATTCGAGCCGTTCGCTGACGCCGTCGGCAGCATGATGCGGGAAGAACGCCAGTCTAGACGGGGGCGTGGCCCGCCGCGAGGGCCTGCGGCACGACCCACACGCGGGACGCCGCCGGGAGCCCCAGGTGCACGGGGCTCGCCTCGCTCCCCCACGTGATGGACATGGTGCCCGCGTACTCGCGCCGCTCCTGCACGCAGACCTCGGCATCGAGCCCCAGGCCCAGCTCCGCGAGGTAGCGCAGCACGTCCGGGTCCGAGTCCGAGATGCGCGCGACGACGGCGCAAGCCCCCGGGTCGAGCTCCGAGAGCCGGACCGCCGCCGGGCGCGGGACGTGTCCCGCGGCGGTCGGGATCGGGTCGCCGTGCGGGTCACGCGTCGGATGGCCGAGCAGGGCGTCGATCCGGTCGAGCATCAGGTCCGACACCGCGTGCTCCAGGACCTCGGCCTCGTCGTGCACCTCGTCCCACGAGTACCCCAGCTCGGAGACCAGGTACGTCTCGAGGATGCGGTGCCGGCGCACCATCGCGACCGCGTGCGAACGACCCAGGTCCGTGAGCTCGATCGCGCCGTAGCGGGCGTGCACGAGCAGTCCCTGCGAGGACAGCCGGCGCACGGTCTCCGAGACGGTCGAGGCTCCTACGCCCAGGCGGTCCGCGAGCAGCTTCGTGGTCACGGGCTCGTCGGACCACTCCTGCGCCGACCACACCACCTTGAGGTAGTCCTGGGCGACGGAGGTCAGGTCGAGGGGATGGTTCACGGCGCTCACTCTATTTCACGGGCCCGGGCGGGGCCGGGGCGCGCCGCGGGCCGGACGCCGAGGCGCGGGCTCCCGGGGGCGCACCCGCACCCGACCGCTCGCACGCGGCTGACCCCGTCCCCGCCCCCCCTCACCCGGTGACCAGCTCCGCGGTCTCACGCTCCGCCGTCGGGCCCACGGTCTGCACCACGCGCGGGCGGCGCGCCAGGTGCACCACGTACGCGACGGCGAACACGACCCCCTGCGCGACCACGATCGTCGCGGCGCTCGCGGTGTCGAGGTAGTAGCTCGCGTAGATCCCGACGACCGCGCAGCCCACCGCGACGAGCGGCGCCACCACGAGCATGCGGGACATCCGGTCGACCAGGAGGTAGGCCGTGGCGCCCGGCGTGATGACCAGGGCCACGACGAGCACGACCCCGACCGCCTGGAGCGCGACCACCACGGTCAGCGCGAGCGAGCCCAGCAGCAGCGCGGACAGGCGCCTCGGGGAGATGCCGACCGCGTGCGCGTGCACGGGGTCGAACGCGAACAGCGTCAGGTCCCGCCGCTTGAGCACGAGCACCACGGTCGTCAGCGCCCCCAGGACCACGACCTGCCACAGGTCCGTGTCCGTGATGCCCAGCATGTTGCCGAACAGGATGTGGCCCAGGTCGATCTGGCTCGGCGTGACCGAGACGAGCACGATCCCGATCGCGAACAGCGTCGTGAAGACCACGCCGATCGCCGCGTCCTCCTTGAGCCGGCTCGTGTCCCGGACCGTGCCGATGAGCGCGACCGCCCCGATCCCGAACACGAGCGCACCCACCGCGAACGGCACCCCGACGATGTAGGACAGCACGACGCCCGGCAGCACCGCGTGCGAGACCGCGTCCCCGAGCAGCGACCAGCCGATCATGATGAGCCAGCAGCTCAGCAGGGCGCACACGATGCTCGCGACCACCGCGACGAGCAGCGCGCGCTGCACGAACTCGTACTCGAGGGGCGCGGCGAGCCACGTCCCCGCGGCGGCGAGCAGGTCGAGCGGGTTCATCGGGCGGCTCCTTCGGTCGTCGCGGAGCCGTGCGGCGCCGCCAGGTGGGGCGGGGTGCCGACGGCACCGACGGCGCCGTCGTCGGCCGTGCCGGACTCGCCCCGGGTCGCGGCGAGCGGGTCGATCCCGAACGTGCGGGCAAGGTTCTCAGGGCGCAGCACCACGTCGGGCGGCCCGGTCATGATGACGCGCCGCTGGAGCAGGATCGCGTCGTCGACCAGGTCCGGCAGCGAGGACAGGTCGTGCGTCGAGACCAGGACGGCGCAGCCGGCCGCCGCCAGGCTCCGCAGCACCGCCGTGATCTGCGCCTCCGAGACCTTGTCGACGCCCGCGAACGGCTCGTCGAGGAGCAGCAGCCGCGCGCCCTGGGCGATCGCCCGGGCGACGAAGACCCGCTTGCGCTGCCCCCCGGACAGCCGGCCGATCTGGCGGTGCGCGAGGTCCGCGAGCCCCACGCGCTCCAGCGCGTCGACCACGGCCCGACGGTCCTCGCCCCGTGCGCGGCGCGTCGGCCCGAGCCCTCCGTAGCGGCCCATGGTCACGACGTCGCGCACGTCGACCGGGAACGCCCAGTCGACGTCCTCGGACTGCGGCACGTAGCCGACGAGGCCGTCCTTGCGCGCCGCGTCCGCGTCCCGGCCGTAGATCCGCACGTCCCCGGCCTGGGTCACGCCGTTCCCGCGCGTCATGCCCATGACGGACCGGAACAGCGTCGACTTGCCCGAGCCGTTCGCCCCGATCAGCCCGGTCACGGTGCCGGGCGCGAGCGAGAGCCCCACGTCCTCGAGCGCGAGGACCTCGCGGTAGCGGACGGTGAGCCCGCGGACGTCGAGGGCTGGCGTGGGGTCCATGTGCGGCTCCAGGTCGTCGGGTCGGGCATCTGGTCGGGCATCTGGTCGGGTGGTGGCCGGGTCACGGGTCTCCCCCACGGTCGCCCGGCGAGCGCTCGTCACGACTCGCCCCGCAGCCCCGCGCTGATGACGTGCGCGTCGTGGGTGAGCAGGTCGAGGTAGGTGGGGACGGCGCCGTCGGGCCGGGACAGCGAGTCGACGTAGAGCGTGCCCGCGTACGTCGCGCCCGTCTCGGCCGCGACCTGCCGCTGGGCCGCGGCCGAGACCGTCGTCTCGCAGAACACGGCGCGCACGTCGTTGTCCCGCACGTAGTCGATGACGCGCGCGACCTGCTGCGGCGTGCCCTGCTGGTCGGCGTTGACGGGCCACAGGAACTTCTCGTCGAGCCCGACGTCGCGCGCCAGGTAGGAGAACGCCCCCTCGCACGTGACGAGCGCGCGGGAGCCGGCCGGGACCTGGTCGACCTCGGCCGCGAGCTCGCGACCCACGGTGTCGATGCGCTCGGCGTACTCGGCGGCGTTCGCACGGTAGTCGGCCGCGTTCGCGGGGTCCGCCGCGGCGAACGCCTCGCCGATGTTGCGCGCGTAGATCGCGCCGTTGACGGGCGACATCCACGCGTGCGGGTTGGGGCGCCCGTCGTACGCCCCCGACCCGATCTCGATCACGTCGACCCCGTCGGAGACCGTGACGTGCGGGGCGTCGAGGCGCGCGACGAAG
Proteins encoded:
- a CDS encoding vitamin K epoxide reductase family protein, producing MSESPTRPSRTGRTPGTTGDSADLAADEGGGPRVPDVDAKNLTPRAFGWILLVAGAVGLVGAAWLAIERYLKLIDPNHVAACSLNPFLDCGPAMASWQGALLGFPNPFLGVAAFPVVMTIGVVVLTGARLPRWFWLTLLAVTTLAMGLVVFLVWTSLYVLVVLCPFCMVVWAAMLPIFWFQVVHAVQEGYLKVSEGVRRVIVDNKGTLLAVLYVLLVAWVFLEMGPTIVEYLQTV
- a CDS encoding PLDc N-terminal domain-containing protein, with the translated sequence MAHKKAHKKSWSEFSGGKKVVMVVLSLVQITLTVAGYRDLARRPADEVEGPKIAWGVAMLANWVGPIAYFAKGRKGLGLNA
- a CDS encoding MFS transporter codes for the protein MRRRRAGGARRGPRTTGLALLALAAGGFTIGTTEFATMGLLPDIAADLGATIPVTGHAITAYAVGVVVGAPLLTVLAARVSRKKLLIALMLAYTLGNVLSAAAPTIEWLIAGRFLAGLPHGAFFGVGAAVGAAVVGPGRRGHAVAMMMTGLTIANVVGVPLSTFAGQQLGWRAAFVLIGVLGGVTLAALWRWVPAGAGDTGSSVSQEVAALKNGPLWISFVGGAIGFGGMFAVYSYVAPTMTEVTGLSLGVVPVVLAIFGLGMTLGTIVGGRLADKDVLRTVWIGFGSTAAALVAFALTGQSPVPAVASLFLLGVTSQILGLALQTRLMDLSPGAPSLGAALCHSALNVGNANGAFLGGLVIAAGWSYRDLAWTGLALTLAGLAIIALFGRQRVVHVREDEQAEPSPVGTA
- a CDS encoding metal-dependent transcriptional regulator; this translates as MNHPLDLTSVAQDYLKVVWSAQEWSDEPVTTKLLADRLGVGASTVSETVRRLSSQGLLVHARYGAIELTDLGRSHAVAMVRRHRILETYLVSELGYSWDEVHDEAEVLEHAVSDLMLDRIDALLGHPTRDPHGDPIPTAAGHVPRPAAVRLSELDPGACAVVARISDSDPDVLRYLAELGLGLDAEVCVQERREYAGTMSITWGSEASPVHLGLPAASRVWVVPQALAAGHAPV
- a CDS encoding metal ABC transporter permease, which translates into the protein MNPLDLLAAAGTWLAAPLEYEFVQRALLVAVVASIVCALLSCWLIMIGWSLLGDAVSHAVLPGVVLSYIVGVPFAVGALVFGIGAVALIGTVRDTSRLKEDAAIGVVFTTLFAIGIVLVSVTPSQIDLGHILFGNMLGITDTDLWQVVVLGALTTVVLVLKRRDLTLFAFDPVHAHAVGISPRRLSALLLGSLALTVVVALQAVGVVLVVALVITPGATAYLLVDRMSRMLVVAPLVAVGCAVVGIYASYYLDTASAATIVVAQGVVFAVAYVVHLARRPRVVQTVGPTAERETAELVTG
- a CDS encoding metal ABC transporter ATP-binding protein, producing MDPTPALDVRGLTVRYREVLALEDVGLSLAPGTVTGLIGANGSGKSTLFRSVMGMTRGNGVTQAGDVRIYGRDADAARKDGLVGYVPQSEDVDWAFPVDVRDVVTMGRYGGLGPTRRARGEDRRAVVDALERVGLADLAHRQIGRLSGGQRKRVFVARAIAQGARLLLLDEPFAGVDKVSEAQITAVLRSLAAAGCAVLVSTHDLSSLPDLVDDAILLQRRVIMTGPPDVVLRPENLARTFGIDPLAATRGESGTADDGAVGAVGTPPHLAAPHGSATTEGAAR
- a CDS encoding metal ABC transporter substrate-binding protein: MPNFRLRTGVKPVLGGLAALLLVAGCTGESSSGEPLPGDAAVAEASDGVGPLRVLTTFTVLADMAREVGGDHVEVASLTKVGAEIHGYEPTPADLRRAASADLVLDNGLGLEKWFEPFVARLDAPHVTVSDGVDVIEIGSGAYDGRPNPHAWMSPVNGAIYARNIGEAFAAADPANAADYRANAAEYAERIDTVGRELAAEVDQVPAGSRALVTCEGAFSYLARDVGLDEKFLWPVNADQQGTPQQVARVIDYVRDNDVRAVFCETTVSAAAQRQVAAETGATYAGTLYVDSLSRPDGAVPTYLDLLTHDAHVISAGLRGES